In a single window of the Arthrobacter zhangbolii genome:
- the trhA gene encoding PAQR family membrane homeostasis protein TrhA, with the protein MAAELEIKPRLRGWLHAGAAPLALAAGIVLVVLSPTAGTRIASAIYALTGVLLFGTSAVYHRGNWSPKVKVVLKRLDHTNIMLVIAGSYTPLAWSLLPRDSAVTLLWIIWTGALLGVAFRLLWLHAPRWLYTPVYIALGCAALFYIPEFYRVNPTAAVLICVGGAMYIAGAVIYAMKRPNPSVEWFGFHEIFHAFTLAGFTAHYIAILLAVLSVGG; encoded by the coding sequence GTGGCTGCAGAGCTGGAAATCAAACCCCGTCTGCGCGGCTGGCTGCATGCCGGCGCGGCCCCCCTGGCATTGGCAGCGGGAATTGTCCTGGTGGTCCTCTCCCCCACCGCCGGTACCCGGATTGCCTCGGCCATCTATGCCCTGACCGGTGTCCTGCTGTTCGGCACCAGTGCTGTCTACCACCGCGGAAACTGGTCGCCGAAGGTCAAGGTGGTGCTCAAGCGGCTGGACCACACCAACATCATGCTGGTTATTGCCGGCTCCTACACACCGCTGGCATGGTCACTGCTGCCACGGGACAGCGCGGTGACCCTGCTGTGGATCATCTGGACGGGCGCGCTTCTTGGTGTCGCCTTCCGGCTCCTGTGGCTGCACGCCCCGCGCTGGCTGTACACCCCCGTCTACATTGCGCTGGGCTGCGCCGCGCTCTTTTATATTCCGGAGTTCTACAGGGTCAATCCGACCGCCGCAGTGCTGATCTGCGTGGGTGGTGCCATGTACATTGCCGGCGCAGTCATCTACGCCATGAAACGGCCCAACCCCTCAGTGGAGTGGTTCGGTTTCCATGAGATCTTCCATGCCTTTACGCTGGCCGGTTTCACCGCCCACTACATTGCCATCC